A window of Citrus sinensis cultivar Valencia sweet orange chromosome 7, DVS_A1.0, whole genome shotgun sequence contains these coding sequences:
- the LOC102626526 gene encoding pleiotropic drug resistance protein 1-like isoform X2 produces MEGNNDIYMASTSLPRSISRWRTSSMGAFSRSSREEDDEEALKWAAIEKLPTYNRLKKGLLTTSQGEAFEVDVSNLGPQERQRLINKLVTVPEVDNEKFLLKLKNRIERVGIDLPKVEVRYEHLNIEAEAYIASKALPSFTKFYTSIFEGFLNYLHILPSRKQHLTILKDVSGIIKPGRLTLLLGPPASGKTTLLLALAGKLDSSLKVSGRVTYNGHNMDGFVPERTAAYISQHDNHIGEMTVRETLAFSARCQGVGTRYEMLTELARREKAAGIKPDPDIDVYMKAIATEGQEANVITDYYLKVLGLDVCADTVVGDEMIRGISGGQRKRVTTGEMMVGPALALFMDEISTGLDSSTTFQIVNCFKQNIHINCGTAVISLLQPAPETYNLFDDIILLSNGQIVYQGPRELVLEFFESMGFKCPKRKGVADFLQEVCSNRALAMICLFLNILIKMLWLIFKNNILQVTSKKDQKQYWVHKERPYRFVTVQEFTEGFQSFHVGQKISDELQTPFDKSKSHRAALTTEVYGAGRRELLKACISRELLLMKRNSFVYIFKLIQIASVALVYMTLFFRTKMHKDSVTDGGIYAGALFFATVMVMFNGFSEISMTIAKLPVFYKQRDFRFFPPWAYAIPSWILKIPISFLEVAVWVFLTYYVIGLDPNAGRFFKQYFLLLAANQMASALFRLIAATGRNMVVANTFGSFALLVLFSLGGFVLSREDIKKWWKWAYWCSPLSYAQNAIVANEFLGHSWKKFTPNSIESLGVQLLKSRGFFAHAYWFWLGLGALFGFVLLFNLGFTLALTFLNRLEKPRAILTEESESNEQDSTIGGTVQLSTHGESGNDIRDRNSSSHSLTLTEAEGSHPKKRGMVLPFEPHSLTFDEVVYSVDMPQQMKLQGVSDDKLVLLNGVSGAFRPGVLTALMGVSGAGKTTLMDVLAGRKTGGYITGNIKVSGYPKKQETFARISGYCEQNDIHSPFVTVYESLLYSAWLRLPPEIDSETRKMFIGEVMELVELKPLKQSLVGLPGVSGLSTEQRKRLTIAVELVANPSIIFMDEPTSGLDARAASIVMRTVRNTVDTGRTVVCTIHQPSIDIFEAFDELFLMKRGGYEIYVGPLGRHSCHLISYFEAIPGVEKIKDGYNPATWMLEVSAPSQEVALGVDFSDIYKRSELYR; encoded by the exons ATGGAGGGCAATAATGATATCTACATGGCCAGTACTAGTCTGCCAAGGAGTATTTCTAGATGGAGAACAAGCTCTATGGGTGCATTTTCGAGGTCTTCTAGGGAAGAAGATGACGAGGAGGCTTTAAAATGGGCTGCTATTGAGAAATTGCCCACTTataatcgtttgaagaaaggGCTACTTACTACTTCACAAGGAGAAGCTTTTGAAGTTGACGTTTCTAATCTTGGACCGCAAGAAAGACAAAGGTTGATCAATAAATTAGTGACGGTCCCTGAAGTTGATAATGAGAAGTTCTTGTTAAAGCTCAAGAATCGCATTGAGAG AGTTGGAATTGACCTTCCCAAAGTTGAAGTTCGGTATGAACATTTGAATATTGAAGCAGAAGCGTATATAGCAAGTAAAGCCTTGCCATCGTTCACTAAATTCTATACCAGCATCTTTGAG GGTTTCTTGAACTATCTCCACATTCTTCCAAGTAGAAAGCAACATTTGACAATCCTCAAGGATGTCAGCGGAATCATAAAGCCTGGCAG GTTGACATTGCTTTTGGGTCCTCCAGCTTCTGGAAAGACTACACTTTTGTTGGCTTTGGCCGGGAAACTTGATTCTAGTCTCAAG GTTTCTGGTAGGGTGACATACAATGGGCACAACATGGATGGGTTTGTGCCTGAGAGAACAGCTGCTTATATCAGCCAACATGATAACCATATCGGTGAAATGACTGTGAGGGAAACCTTGGCCTTCTCTGCTAGATGCCAGGGGGTTGGAACCCGTTATG AAATGTTAACTGAGTTGGCAAGAAGAGAAAAGGCAGCAGGTATTAAGCCCGATCCTGATATCGATGTCTACATGAAG GCAATAGCAACTGAAGGCCAAGAAGCCAATGTGATCACTGATTATTATCTAAAG GTTCTCGGACTGGATGTCTGTGCAGATACTGTAGTTGGCGATGAAATGATAAGAGGTATATCAGGAGGACAAAGGAAGCGTGTCACAACTG gTGAAATGATGGTTGGTCCAGCGTTGGCACTATTTATGGATGAGATTTCTACTGGTTTGGACAGCTCGACGACATTCCAGATTGTTAATTGTTTCAAGCAAAATATTCACATCAATTGTGGCACTGCTGTGATATCACTCCTACAGCCAGCACCAGaaacttataatttatttgatgataTTATCCTTCTATCTAATGGCCAGATTGTGTACCAGGGACCCCGCGAACTGGTGCTAGAGTTTTTTGAATCCATGGGCTTTAAATGCCCCAAAAGGAAAGGTGTGGCTGACTTCTTGCAAGAAGTATGTTCTAATAGAGCTCTTGCTATGATATgtctttttcttaatattttaataaaaatgttgtggcttatctttaaaaataatatattgcaGGTGACATCAAAGAAAGATCAAAAGCAGTATTGGGTACATAAAGAGAGGCCATACAGGTTTGTTACAGTCCAGGAATTCACCGAGGGATTCCAATCATTCCATGTGGGACAGAAAATTTCTGATGAGCTTCAGACTCCATTTGATAAGAGCAAGAGCCATCGAGCTGCTTTGACCACAGAAGTGTATGGTGCTGGCAGGAGGGAGTTATTGAAAGCTTGCATCTCAAGAGAACTTTTGCTGATGAAGAGGAACTCATTTGTCTACATTTTCAAGCTCATACAA ATTGCATCTGTCGCATTGGTCTATATGACACTCTTCTTCAGGACAAAGATGCACAAAGATTCAGTTACTGATGGTGGAATTTACGCTGGTGCCTTGTTCTTCGCCACTGTGATGGTTATGTTCAATGGATTTTCAGAGATTTCTATGACCATAGCCAAGCTTCCTGTCTTCTACAAGCAAAGAGATTTCCGTTTCTTTCCTCCGTGGGCTTATGCTATACCCTCATGGATCCTCAAGATCCCTATCTCTTTCCTGGAGGTTGCTGTTTGGGTATTCTTAACATATTATGTAATTGGGTTGGATCCCAATGCTGGAAG GTTTTTTAAGCAGTATTTTCTGCTTTTGGCTGCTAACCAGATGGCATCTGCATTGTTCCGATTAATTGCAGCAACAGGCAGGAACATGGTTGTTGCTAACACATTTGGTTCATTCGCATTACTAGTGCTTTTCTCATTGGGTGGATTTGTCCTTTCTCGAG AGGACAtcaaaaaatggtggaaatGGGCTTACTGGTGTTCTCCATTGTCGTACGCACAGAATGCAATAGTGGCAAATGAATTTCTTGGGCACAGTTGGAAAAAG TTTACTCCAAACTCAATTGAATCACTTGGAGTCCAACTTTTGAAGTCTCGTGGGTTCTTCGCACATGCATATTGGTTTTGGCTTGGATTGGGGGCTTTGTTTGGTTTTGTATTGCTGTTCAACCTTGGTTTCACTTTGGCTCTTACTTTTCTTAACC gATTAGAGAAGCCTCGGGCTATTTTAACAGAGGAATCTGAAAGTAATGAGCAAGATAGCACAATTGGAGGAACTGTTCAGTTGTCGACCCATGGAG AGAGTGGAAATGACATTAGGGATAGAAACTCCTCTTCCCACTCCTTAACCTTGACAGAAGCAGAGGGCAGTCAtccaaagaaaagaggaaTGGTTCTTCCATTTGAACCTCATTCCCTTACATTTGATGAGGTTGTGTACTCTGTTGATATGCCACAg CAAATGAAACTTCAAGGTGTTTCTGATGACAAATTAGTGCTTTTGAATGGTGTGAGCGGTGCCTTCCGGCCAGGTGTACTAACTGCCTTAATGGGTGTTAGTGGTGCTGGTAAAACCACTTTGATGGATGTGCTGGCAGGCAGGAAAACAGGCGGATATATTACTGGGAACATAAAAGTATCAGGTTACCCAAAGAAGCAAGAAACTTTTGCTCGCATTTCAGGATACTGTGAGCAGAATGACATCCACTCTCCCTTTGTTACTGTATACGAGTCCTTGCTCTATTCAGCCTGGCTCCGTTTACCACCTGAAATTGATTCTGAAACCAGAAAG ATGTTTATTGGGGAAGTCATGGAGCTTGTGGAGCTGAAACCACTGAAACAATCACTAGTTGGTTTGCCTGGTGTAAGTGGTCTGTCAACAGAGCAGCGTAAGAGACTTACCATTGCAGTTGAGCTGGTGGCTAACCCATCAATCATATTTATGGATGAGCCAACCTCAGGGCTAGATGCAAGGGCTGCTTCAATCGTTATGAGAACTGTTCGAAACACAGTAGACACTGGAAGGACTGTTGTGTGCACCATCCATCAACCAAGCATTGACATATTTGAAGCTTTTGATGAG CTATTCCTAATGAAGCGAGGGGGATATGAAATTTATGTCGGGCCATTGGGGCGCCATTCTTGCCATCTTATCAGCTATTTTGAA gCAATTCCTGGAgttgagaaaattaaagatggTTATAATCCTGCAACTTGGATGTTGGAAGTGTCGGCTCCATCGCAAGAAGTTGCTTTGGGGGTTGATTTTTCTGATATTTACAAACGCTCAGAGTTATACAG ATGA